Genomic window (Notolabrus celidotus isolate fNotCel1 chromosome 15, fNotCel1.pri, whole genome shotgun sequence):
GCTTAACTAACCTCAAGTTAGGATGTCTGTCAACTCTAAGTATGGTTTTAAGCAATAATCATAACTCTAAAGGTTGCTGAAGTCAGAGAGATATTTACTAACCTTTCATTATCACCCCCAGATCGTAGGCTTTCTGACATCTGGGGACACGGGTCTGTCCTCATGATGGATTTAGAGGCTAAAtgagagacaaacacaaagattaTGATGAAATGTTGAAACATAACTGAACAACAACACTGCATGCTCCTGATGGAATACAAACGGACCATTGTTTTATGAATCATTTCTCTTGGACAATACCAAATCTTCACAAAGATTGAATACCAAGTCAAAACAGTTTACGCTGATAGAAATGAGAgcctcagaaaaaaacaacagcaatcaTTTACATCTCATTAGTCTCATATTAGTCTATATTTGGCAGATGAGCAACATTGTGTCTTTTAGTTCTGTGATTATTATACATTTATAGTTTGATTggttgcataatttgattttcaATATTGACTTTTGaacaagaacaaagaaaaagataaaatgttttttgaaaagtattttttaatgttaGACTTAAGTATGGATATGAcattaaagacacatttctgAAGAGGACTGCCTTTATCTCTTTTTGGGTTGTACAAATGACTAAGTTTGCCAAACAGGTACACATGTTtgtcttatttcattttgacaAACACATGGTTGCGTCAAATGGTCTGAAGAGACATAGGGTTTCTTTACTGAAAGTCATGTGATTGTGTAGTTGTTCCACTGGCTCCTAAAGTCCACACTCAAACTTTGTTCTTCTTCCCGTGTTGATGCAGCTGGTAGGTTTCCATGGTATTTGGCATAGATAACCTTTTTTAAACCTCACAACACTGAAAAAAGGAGAACCTCATTCCACCCTAAGGATTTCAATCTTAAGGGCAATTTATAGTAATTTGATCTTTGAATGCAAGTTTTTACTGTAATGTTGAAATGGGTCGaaataattcaattaaaataatctttgtAGTGTCTGTAATAACTGTTGCAAACATGCCCTCCAGATATTTGGATGATTGTTATAAGAGAACTGTACTTAATACACTCAAAGATTCAGTTTGGCTACTTCAGCTTGGCATGCTGGGATTTCTGATACATTTAAAAGGAGAAAAGCCTAAATGAAAACCTTGTAAAATACAGAACTTCAAACAAGCCTTGAGTTGATCTAACTACACCCAAATATAGACTGCATTGGCTCAACCAATCATtatacatttcttttattttaaccttcattttaccaggaatagtcccattgagatacaaagcctctttttcaagggagtcctggccaagacagcagcataaaaagtttcacaaatagaacaggacaaaacatacagtggcTTAACACTGATAAAACTGATTCCCATACACCCACTGACACCAACGTCTTTATCAGTTAGGTGTCACTAAACCAAtacagaagtaaaaaaaaatcccaactgttgctgttgttccaATAGGTTCCCAGCTGTGGTGTTGACATAATGATGCTTGCTCTGTTCCATTACCTCTATTTAGCTTTAACAAATGACTAAGTTTGCTCCTGTTCAGTGCCAAGCAGACGCACATGGTTGACTAACTCATGGTTGCGTGAAATGGTCTGTACGGTTAGTTTGAGGCAAATAATAACCTGGTTAGGACTAGGTAAAGACATCTTGGGATGAGATTGAGTTTAAACACAGAAGGCCTTTTAGTAAAGGACCAAACCCCCTTGGTAAAGGTCCTCAGTTGTTCAGACTGTACATTGCATTGACTCCCTCTTAAATAGATTTTATCAGTCTTTATATTAAGTGACTGTGTCTCTGAGCATCACATATTACTCCTGATTAGTTCTCAATATTGGAGAGTTGAGTGAATGATGCATCTAAAGGGTAACTTGTGCGTTGAGATCCTTGAAATGCGTCACTGTTTGACAACTTGGGAGTAAATGCTGGGTGGCTGTTTTGTCTGTAAAAACCAGctgacttctttttttccaaaccaaGACCAGACCACAGTTTAATCACACCCCACATAAATAACTCCCCAGAGTCAACCCTCAAGTGCACCACATCTCTGTGTAGCGTGAAGCACAAAGTtgtagtagtttttttttacgttGCTTAATAAATATAGGATTGACTTTGAAGGAACAGATGCAACAAGCCTTAGTGCtgtcatcatccatcatccaataACTGAGATATAAGCATTTACACACCGTGCATTCTGTGGCTCTCAATATCTCCAGGTTGAATTGTCTGTCCGTCACTGTGTTCATGTTGGGTGTAGTAGGAGGTGAGAATGTCAACAAGCCCCATCATCTCTTGCTGCAGGGAGTTAACTTTGGGGTCCGGGTGCTTCAGCGGTTTACCCTCCTCTTGTAACTGGTagtctgcacacaaacactcccaCTGTCGATTCAGGAGTCTCTTGATCTTCTTGATATGGTGGGTGACCACTGTTGTATCTATGCCATCTTCTGGAACCCCCTCAGGTCCAACAGACTCCAGTTGGATCCTTCCATTGGAATCAACACAGTCCTTTGGTTGACTTTGAACAGTTATTGCAGAGTTTGGTGTCTCATAACTTCTTGACACTTGATTATATGGTTCAATGGATCTCACCACTGTCTCATCTCCATCCTGGTCTACCACCACTCTCTCTGCTCGAACCCACACTCCAGGGTTCCTGACCAGGTGCTcaattttttcctcttttctcctgcTCTCGTCCCTCTGTTCTTTAAGCAGTCCTAAAGCCCGCTGGAACTCCAGGCTGGTTTCATGGAGCTTCTGCTCCAGCACAGCTACCTTTGCCTGCAGGGAGGTCACCGTCAGCAGCTCATCCAGATCTGTACTAGTCCTCCATTCATGTGATGGGTTAGGGTCTTCTTGACGAGAGGTGTGATTTCTAGGGAACATGATATGAGTTTCATGCCGTGGTCTTTTGATGTCTATCCCGTAGTGGATTGAGTTTGAGGTTCCATTCATTGAAGGGTGGTGGGTATGCTGATTTAGGCCCAGATGAAGCCTTTCCCTTTCCTCCTGAAGAATGCAGATCTGAGCCCTTAGCTCTGGGACTACCCTAATCTCCATCTCAAGTTCCGCCACCCGTTCAAGGGCCTCTGTGAGGCGCCTCCTCAACCCTGAGCAATCCTGTGGTCGAGGGCTGTCTGAGGAATAAAAAACATCCTCACAAGAGACGTTCCTTTCTCCAAGGTGATCCCTGGAACTTCTGAGGCTTCCTGGGTCATCTGTGGACTCTGAACTCTGTCTCAGCAGTACTGTAAGTGGCATACTTGATGCACGGAGGAGATGAGGCCTGATATGCTCACCCAAAGGTTGCTCATCAAACTCCTTGATTCTGGCTTCCATCTCAGCCAGGCTTTTAAGTCCTGTTGGAGAGAGTGGCGACCTGTGACCATTTGCTGAGGAATTGTAGCCATAATGATAGGTGTCCAAAAGTCGTGACCTGGGACCAAGAGCTCCGGTGGATCCCCAGGGACTGGGGCGGTGCCCACCCCCAGATGGGTTGAGGTTCCTGGGTAAAGTGCTTGCCCGTGGGCCCTTGCTTCGGCGCTGGATGGGGACTCTTTTGATTGTGTTGCCTTTCTCTATGTCATCTACGTATTTTAGAAAGTCCAGATCAAGTCGAAAGCCATAAGGGGTTTCCACTGAGTATGGGGGCTTCCCTTTGATTCCATTCTCTCTTGGCTTATGAGGCAAAATACTCCCTGTAAACATTAAGACAAGATATAAGTATCAAGCACAATTAGATATCATGTTTGGACAGTTTGGTAGGTAAAGGACAAATGTTTACCATTTTGTCCCTCCATCATCTCTGCGTCTTCAGTTTTCCCAACAATTTGTCGTCACATTATCTGGTTGGATGCTTGGTATCtggaaaaaacaaccaaaaaaaggaTTTACAAGGCTGAATTGAGCCaataacatgtaaaaaaaaaatatatatatatggttaGGAAAGTATTACAAGTGGCAGAGGTGGTTATAGTGAATTTAtctaataaaataatgaagccATTCATGATTTCTAAAGAGGCAAAACAGATTAATTCTGGCCCTGACTCACACTTACTTGAGGCTAGCTGTGGTATTTTTGGTGGAAGACTAGCTCTTAAATATAAAACCAGATGGAAGAACACTCTGAACAGCAATTCTCTCTTTTGTACTCTCAATTGTGGCACaaagcacaaaacacaaacatccaaTTACACTCAAGTGcttactctctcttcttccctcccatttttttttttactcaaagacttctgtttttctcaCACTCTCATTGCTTCATTTCTTCCATGCACCAAGCTGCTATTATTCAACAGTGGCAGGCCTGATGTTCCCTTGATTACAGCCCTGCCATCCAGGACGAGGGCTGAAAATAACTTGGGACTGTTTGGCCCAGCAGCTCTGGCCAAcggaggaaaaaaaatactcctacagacacaaaaacagataacCATTGTTGTGAGTCACTACTCTCCTCCCTTTCTGTGCTCTCTGTGCCTCCTACAAAGTCTACATTCTTATTTCAGATCCGTAGTTTACTTAAGCTGAACTGTCTCAGACTATAATATCCTTTCTCAGTCTCATTTCATACTTTGCATAAACTTAAAACCACTGACTGTACTGACTTCAGAATTCTGCTGACTcccattttttctttcttcttgtcttAATGATAGAGGTTTTCCCCATAGCCATTGCTTCCCTTAACTCTGAGTGactctccctcttctccccacccctcctccctcttcccatccttcctcccctcctctcctgacCACCAGCCTCTGTGGCAGCTCGCCGTCCTCTTGAGGCACTGCAGCCGCCGAGCCGCAGCCCCAAACAATGTCAGCTATGCAGTAAACAGACAAACACCACCAAATGGGACTGCTGGGAATTCTGACCTCCATCATTCACACGTTTTCTGATGGACAGCAGCGAACAGCAAGAAATCTGCAATTAACACATATAGATGTGTATAGATTCACAGCTCAGAAGGGTATGTGGGTGTGAGAGGGTATGTGGGTGTAGACATGAAGTCAAAGACTCTTGCATttaatgtgtatgtatgtaattCTATGTCTGCTTCAGTACACTGTCATTTTTAGCttccagaaaaagaaaacaaaggtgaataaaagaaaatgagtgACAATCAAGTTACAATGAAATTCTCCCACAAAGCTTTGCATTGTTTCACACTTTGGCACTGatcacatctcttctctttctttgtctcttttcaggctctcagtcatccaggtcacaaTCATCCAAAGTTTAATCCAAAAGACAACTGGACTGCAAGAAGTTTTGAAGACATTTCAGCTCTAATTCAAAAAGTTTGTTTAGTTAAGATGTTTTTACGAACTTCAGCCAAGTGCAGCTACCTCTTGGATTAAACTTTGAATTTTCTTGGTACCAAATACAGGTTTAAGTGCGTTTTTCATCGCATTACCAAATTTTGGAAACCCATTCCATCTggtaaaaagaagaaacagaataGTATTAATCCTGATGTAGTTAAAGTATTTATTAAACTAGAACTCTGACTGAACACTGTGTTGCTTCAATACATGTGTTATACGTTGAAACTGATATAGTATGTACGTATGTTGTTATGCCAGTGGGGTTTTATGATGTTGAGAGGAATGTGTCGGCACTCCAGCTGACTAGTCTAAATTTAGCCTATACATGTGGGTGTAAAGCCACAGCATGTGTCAAGAGAAAAGACCcagacatttgttttgattttaagaaACTTATATAAGATCATCGAGTTCACTGTCTTCCAGGAAGACAGGTAATCTT
Coding sequences:
- the LOC117827147 gene encoding KN motif and ankyrin repeat domain-containing protein 4-like produces the protein MMEGQNGSILPHKPRENGIKGKPPYSVETPYGFRLDLDFLKYVDDIEKGNTIKRVPIQRRSKGPRASTLPRNLNPSGGGHRPSPWGSTGALGPRSRLLDTYHYGYNSSANGHRSPLSPTGLKSLAEMEARIKEFDEQPLGEHIRPHLLRASSMPLTVLLRQSSESTDDPGSLRSSRDHLGERNVSCEDVFYSSDSPRPQDCSGLRRRLTEALERVAELEMEIRVVPELRAQICILQEERERLHLGLNQHTHHPSMNGTSNSIHYGIDIKRPRHETHIMFPRNHTSRQEDPNPSHEWRTSTDLDELLTVTSLQAKVAVLEQKLHETSLEFQRALGLLKEQRDESRRKEEKIEHLVRNPGVWVRAERVVVDQDGDETVVRSIEPYNQVSRSYETPNSAITVQSQPKDCVDSNGRIQLESVGPEGVPEDGIDTTVVTHHIKKIKRLLNRQWECLCADYQLQEEGKPLKHPDPKVNSLQQEMMGLVDILTSYYTQHEHSDGQTIQPGDIESHRMHASKSIMRTDPCPQMSESLRSGGDNERCKATTSGSYGQNCVTQSERKEGSFSPWEMAAAQVDTHPEMRRVKEEKQMSPDRQMISGGLGSVWADGGVASVEAETQEKTVKTKPPREQMEGSPGSETATGGRDVVNADFMAACQFLKDHMDNMDNPNEDMRKALVVCFQHWFSAAAEETSEASKLAVQLKEVKKSTPSLLAFLVNLADDNSNTVLHYSVSHCNYGIVSMLLDTGVSDLNLQNNAGYTPVMLASLTAPDGPGGMEVVRKLMELGNIHTRSSKTGQTAIHLAVRHGRVVMVRLLLSCGADANIQDNQGTTGLMFAAERGHTHIARLLLERSQCDLTLTDKRGRTALSIAMQGSHTDTAALLQAHAKARAL